In a single window of the Zea mays cultivar B73 chromosome 5, Zm-B73-REFERENCE-NAM-5.0, whole genome shotgun sequence genome:
- the LOC111589263 gene encoding vegetative cell wall protein gp1, with amino-acid sequence MASSTSSPWKPAPSPCSLPSRAPPAAMAELLFSPAVPLRAGSTKASAPFLPWRAWSRPLRPAPLRPLAPVLGVLLPPPADLHLPAPWLPSSRKLSPLPAPFFSLCPPLQTASPLLAVLRGARRLFVKMCSKPHAAGSLFCEARWTARRDARRAFAVFGADPLAMSSTLATVKVALRAWPFDEMPSLVDSPCD; translated from the exons ATGGCCTCCTCCACTTCTTCCCCATGGAAGCCGGCTCCCTCTCCATGCTCCCTCCCTAGCCGAGCACCTCCAGCAGCCATGGCCGAGCTTCTTTTCTCCCCTGCTGTCCCCCTGCGCGCAGGGAGCACCAAGGCCAGCGCCCCCTTCCTCCCATGGCGTGCGTGGAGCCGCCCCCTACGGCCAGCGCCACTGCGACCTCTAGCCCCTGTGCTCGGCGTCCTTCTTCCACCTCCGGCCGACCTCCACCTTCCTGCTCCATGGCTGCCCAGCAGCAGGAAACTTTCTCCCCTCCCTGCTCCATTTTTTTCCCTGTGCCCTCCTCTGCAAACAGCGAGCCCCCTCCTCGCTGTTCTCCGTGGTGCCCGCCGGCTGTTCGTAAAAATGTGCAGCAAGCCGCATGCTGCCGGCTCGCTGTTTTGTGAAGCCCGGTGGACAGCACGTCGTGACGCTCGCCGGGCGTTTGCTGTTTTTGGCGCAGACCCGCTCGCGATGTCATCGACCCTCG CCACCGTCAAAGTCGCGCTCCGCGCTTGGCCGTTCGACGAAATGCCAAGCCTTGTGGACAGCCCATGTGACTAG